A genomic segment from Tachysurus fulvidraco isolate hzauxx_2018 chromosome 21, HZAU_PFXX_2.0, whole genome shotgun sequence encodes:
- the LOC113662845 gene encoding uncharacterized protein LOC113662845 isoform X1: MSQRTTSRETLLGHSEGTEPPFQYEATFYEASSSKFTHSANPEEECRFILLGGDDGANKDACRIILRNQQNQQRTELEDWEVKENHGHGRLVTVAISPPTWLEHLRSYIFLSRGIRSIKNDIKKCLSVAFPGPNAFLLVIRDGRDNGKEHYLLKAVTSVFGKQALDYSMVLLIKGSGQNRSDPPSMKCVKKCGQRHHVLDDTDSSVQKLFSKVLRMISDNKRKFFIPPAYEKFMETEFESWETRRISKMNTFLAECQDEKDKCIGELRNDLDASRESDLQKELDASKVREDQLRMELNTSQQRENKLRNKMKDYESESSKLRKDSDPSMSELQKELDVSKKSESELQKELDVSKKSESELQKELDVSKKSESDLRKELDASKSSNYELKRNCEILQIRERELQKKLEASQLRETNLIKELDDFRRNECNPGRLLDSAQQGESEVNKEDCGVKNDNTEQEPQASGTRNRRGSKELEVPNFSTDQTHYYLGTM; encoded by the exons ATGTCGCAGAGAACGACTTCGAGAG aaacacTGCTTG GACATAGTGAAGGAACTGAACCAC cTTTTCAATACGAAGCCACCTTCT ATGAAGCATCTTCATCCAAATTTACACATTCAGCAAACCCTGAGGAAGAGTGTAGATTTATACTGCTGGGAGGTGATGATGGTGCTAATAAGGATGCGTGCAGGATCATACTCAGGAATCAGCAGAACCAACAAAGAACTGAGCTGGAAGATTGGGAGGTGAAGGAGAACCATGGCCATGGAAGACTTGTCACTGTGGCCATCAGTCCCCCTACTTGGTTGGAGCATTTGAgatcatatatatttctttccaGAGGAATCAGAagtattaaaaatgacattaagaAATGTTTGTCAGTGGCGTTCCCTGGGCCTAATGCATTTCTATTAGTGATCAGAGATGGACGTGACAATGGAAAAGAACATTACCTTTTAAAGGCAGTCACTTCAGTGTTTGGGAAACAGGCCTTAGACTACAGCATGGTGCTGCTCATTAAAGGCTCTGGACAAAATCGTTCAGATCCTCCCTCAATGAAGTGTGTCAAGAAATGTGGCCAGAGGCATCATGTTCTAGACGACACTGATAGCAGTGTTCAGAAACTTTTCAGTAAAGTTTTAAGAATGATTAGTGACAATAAAAGGAAGTTCTTTATTCCACCAGCATATGAAAAGTTTATGGAAACTGAATTTGAATCATGGGAAACGAGAAGAATTtcaaaaatgaatacatttctgGCTGAATGTCAGGACGAGAAAGACAAATGTATTGGAGAACTTAGAAATGACCTGGATGCCTCTAGAGAGAGTGATCTACAAAAGGAGTTGGATGCCTCAAAAGTGAGAGAAGATCAACTAAGAATGGAACTGAACACTAGCCAACAAAGAGAGAATAaactaagaaataaaatgaaagattatGAATCTGAGTCCAGTAAACTAAGGAAGGACTCGGATCCTTCTATGAGTGAATTACAAAAGGAGTTGGATGTCTCtaaaaagagtgagagtgaattACAAAAGGAGTTGGATGTCTCtaaaaagagtgagagtgaattACAAAAGGAGTTGGATGTCTCtaaaaagagtgagagtgatCTACGAAAGGAGTTGGATGCTTCCAAATCCAGCAACTATGAACTAAAAAGGAATTGTGAAATTTTACAAATAAGAGAGCGTGAACTACAAAAGAAGTTGGAAGCTTCCCAACTAAGAGAAACCAACCTAATAAAAGAATTAGATGATTTCAGAAGAAACGAGTGTAACCCAGGAAGGTTACTGGATTCTGCACAACAAGGAGAGAGTGAAGTTAATAAGGAGGACTGTGGTGTAAAAAATGACAACACTGAACAAGAACCACAAGCCAGTGGAACCAGGAACCGTAGAGGCAGCAAAGAACTTGAAGTTCCAAACT TTTCCACTGATCAGACTCATTATTATTTGGGCACAATGTAA